CTGCTGGAGCGATGCCAAAAGACCCTAATGATCCGCAAGCTGGTTTTTATGGCAGCACCATGATTGTAGAGTTTGATACACGTGAAGCCTTAGATGAATGGTTAAAAGAAGAACCATTTTTGAAAGAAGGCATCTATAGTCATGTTGATGTCAAACCATTTAATAAAGCATTTCCAAAAGGGTAAACGCATGCAGCTTGCAACC
The window above is part of the Acinetobacter baumannii genome. Proteins encoded here:
- a CDS encoding YciI family protein, giving the protein MPFFVLSCTDNEGTLEKRLAVRPQHIERLQKLDDEGRLVAAGAMPKDPNDPQAGFYGSTMIVEFDTREALDEWLKEEPFLKEGIYSHVDVKPFNKAFPKG